One window from the genome of Nicotiana sylvestris chromosome 9, ASM39365v2, whole genome shotgun sequence encodes:
- the LOC104241233 gene encoding premnaspirodiene oxygenase-like — MEFQHLVSFLLFISFIFLLIQKWRKSKRLPPGPWRLPIIGSVHHLTSGVSHRVLRNLSQKFGPIMYLQLGEVPTVVVSSPHMAKQILKTHDLAFASRPEIMMGKIICYDCKDIAFSPYGDYWRHMRKLSTLELLSAKMVKSFSPIRRDELSSLLSSIESMGDLPINLVEKLLWFMNAATCRSAFGKVCKDQKELITLIHRAQSLSGGFELADLFPSKKFLHGISGMRSKLMEARNKIDVVLDNIINVHRENRANGKCCNGESGAEDFIDVFQRVMESGELPFPLENDNIKAVILDMFVAGSDTSSSTVIWALAEMIKNPSVMAKAQAEVREAFKGKKTCDEDTDLEKLSYLNLVIKETLRLHPPTPLLVPRECREETEIDGFTIPLKSKVLVNVWAIGRDPENWGNPECFIPERFENSSIEFTGNHFQLLPFGAGRRICPGIQFGMALVTLPLAHLLHNFDWKLPEGINARDLDMTEANGISARREKDLYLIATPCVAS, encoded by the exons ATGGAGTTTCAACACTTGGTTTCGTTCTTGCTATTCATCTCCTTCATCTTTCTTCTGattcaaaaatggaggaaatcgAAAAGGCTTCCACCTGGTCCGTGGAGGCTACCTATTATTGGAAGTGTGCATCACTTGACAAGTGGAGTATCACATCGAGTTCTCAGAAATTTATCACAAAAGTTTGGCCCAATCATGTACTTACAGCTCGGGGAAGTTCCAACAGTAGTTGTATCCTCCCCACACATGGCCAAACAAATTTTAAAAACTCACGACCTCGCTTTTGCATCTAGGCCAGAAATCATGATGGGAAAAATTATTTGTTACGATTGTAAGGACATTGCCTTTTCCCCATATGGTGATTATTGGAGACATATGCGTAAACTGAGCACCTTGGAACTACTTAGTGCCAAGATGGTGAAGTCCTTCAGTCCAATTCGACGTGATGAGCTCTCAAGTCTCCTATCATCCATTGAATCAATGGGAGATTTGCCAATCAACTTAGTAGAAAAACTTTTATGGTTTATGAATGCCGCGACATGTAGGTCAGCATTTGGGAAAGTGTGTAAAGATCAAAAAGAGTTGATAACATTGATTCATCGAGCACAATCATTATCTGGTGGATTCGAGCTGGCTGATTTGTTCCCTTCGAAAAAGTTTCTACATGGTATTAGTGGGATGCGGTCTAAACTAATGGAAGCTCGTAATAAGATAGACGTGGTCTTGGACAACATTATCAATGTGCACAGAGAGAATCGGGCAAATGGAAAATGTTGTAATGGTGAGTCCGGAGCTGAAGATTTCATCGATGTTTTTCAAAGAGTCATGGAGAGCGGCGAATTACCATTTCCTCTAGAAAATGATAACATCAAAGCAGTTATTCTT GACATGTTCGTAGCAGGGTCTGACACATCATCTTCAACCGTTATTTGGGCATTAGCAGAAATGATAAAGAATCCAAGTGTAATGGCGAAAGCACAAGCAGAAGTGAGAGAAGCTTTTAAAGGAAAGAAAACATGTGATGAGGATACTGATCTTGAAAAGCTTAGTTACCTAAATTTAGTGATCAAAGAGACACTCCGATTACACCCTCCAACTCCTCTACTTGTCCCGCGAGAATGCAGGGAGGAAACAGAGATTGATGGATTCACTATACCGTTGAAAAGCAAAGTCTTGGTTAACGTATGGGCAATTGGAAGAGATCCCGAGAATTGGGGAAATCCTGAATGTTTTATACCAGAGAGATTCGAAAATAGTTCTATTGAGTTTACTGGAAATCATTTTCAACTTCTTCCCTTTGGCGCGGGAAGACGAATTTGTCCAGGAATACAATTTGGTATGGCTCTTGTTACTCTGCCATTGGCACATTTGCTTCACAACTTTGATTGGAAACTTCCCGAAGGAATTAATGCAAGGGATTTGGACATGACTGAGGCAAATGGAATATCTGCTAGAAGAGAGAAAGATCTTTACTTGATTGCTACTCCTTGTGTCGCGTCTTGA